The Paraburkholderia sp. ZP32-5 genome includes a window with the following:
- a CDS encoding TonB-dependent siderophore receptor → MDSTTDKTLRRKRIAIAVASLGLSVALLQRTANAQVPSPQPQSDLVNRDALTKAPVSGAADSAVPAATASSTAASPRESAADKTDSGSSATNGIPMTVNVVSRSSLDQQQPNDSYEALRGAAGISSSAGASVADNVSIRGIALEGRTSFRLNGALPINNFLAMPLEDKQGEEALKGAAALLFGIASPSGIVNLVTKRAGDKPNASIGIAGNTNGEIVGSVDVGRRFGTDNQFGIRVNAAGGHLSNQLEDAEGSRRFVSVAADWRASDRLSFKLDFEDYERSFTENSTIGLLSPVNGKIPLPAVPDPNKLLSGSWATYKAHAQNILLRGDYKITDNWTVLAEAGRAETERDFRDASTLTNYNLTTGEGTLVTKLARGQDYVNKYGRVETNGKFDTGSLLEHHLTVGVMYNSRDQNNPSVQSIKTPQNLFDPITLPAPVLTAPIVDLPQESKDTGVYVYDAVSVGKRFTVIGGMRRTDYSLTAAQANGPNTRFQTTNYSPAIGITFLLRPDTSLYASYMTGLEETGLAPVTAVNAYQALPPSVAKQKEVGIRSSALYGFSTTLAYFDINRGTAQLNNQNVFLIDGRSTYRGVEASIGGEINRAWSFNLAGQYLHARTSGASDPTLNGTQPENTPDFTLSMTVVYRPSVIPGSSLSAGMFRTGAQAVNNANQAFIPAYTVYTLGAGYTTRIAGHRTTLALNVNNLTNDRHFSAAGNGLLIVGPARSIRFSARADF, encoded by the coding sequence ATGGACAGCACAACAGATAAAACATTGAGACGCAAACGGATCGCAATCGCCGTAGCAAGCTTGGGACTATCAGTGGCTCTTTTGCAAAGGACAGCGAACGCGCAGGTTCCGTCGCCACAGCCGCAATCGGACCTTGTCAATAGGGATGCACTAACTAAAGCGCCCGTCAGCGGTGCTGCGGACAGCGCCGTACCCGCGGCCACAGCCAGCTCGACGGCAGCTTCGCCACGCGAATCGGCCGCGGACAAAACCGACAGCGGAAGCTCCGCGACTAATGGCATTCCAATGACGGTCAACGTGGTTTCGCGCTCGTCCCTCGATCAGCAGCAGCCCAATGATTCCTACGAGGCTTTGCGCGGCGCGGCCGGCATCTCCAGTTCGGCTGGCGCGTCGGTCGCAGACAACGTTTCGATTCGCGGCATCGCGCTTGAGGGCCGCACAAGCTTTCGGCTTAACGGCGCATTGCCCATCAACAACTTCCTGGCAATGCCACTTGAGGACAAGCAGGGAGAAGAAGCGTTGAAGGGCGCCGCCGCTTTACTATTCGGCATTGCAAGTCCGTCGGGCATCGTCAATCTCGTCACTAAACGCGCAGGGGACAAGCCTAACGCCTCTATCGGTATCGCAGGCAATACCAATGGCGAGATCGTCGGCAGTGTCGACGTGGGCCGACGCTTCGGCACGGACAATCAGTTCGGGATACGTGTCAATGCGGCGGGCGGCCATCTGTCGAACCAGTTGGAAGACGCGGAAGGCTCACGGCGCTTCGTGAGTGTCGCGGCGGATTGGCGCGCCAGCGACCGCCTATCGTTCAAGCTCGACTTCGAAGATTACGAGCGCAGCTTCACCGAAAACTCCACTATCGGACTGCTGTCGCCCGTGAACGGCAAGATCCCGCTCCCCGCAGTGCCGGATCCGAACAAGCTGCTCTCGGGCTCGTGGGCGACCTACAAGGCTCACGCGCAAAACATCCTGCTGCGCGGAGACTACAAGATTACCGACAACTGGACAGTATTAGCCGAGGCTGGACGTGCCGAGACGGAGCGCGATTTCCGCGACGCCTCCACGCTAACGAACTACAACTTGACTACCGGCGAGGGCACACTCGTCACCAAGCTCGCTCGTGGACAGGATTACGTGAACAAATACGGCCGCGTTGAAACCAACGGCAAGTTCGATACGGGGTCGCTTCTGGAGCATCATCTGACCGTCGGCGTAATGTACAACTCTCGCGATCAGAACAATCCCTCGGTGCAATCGATCAAGACACCGCAGAACCTGTTTGATCCGATCACTCTACCGGCGCCTGTGCTTACCGCGCCAATCGTGGACCTGCCGCAGGAGAGTAAGGACACTGGCGTCTATGTCTACGATGCCGTATCCGTCGGCAAGCGTTTCACAGTTATCGGCGGCATGCGCCGCACTGACTACTCACTGACCGCAGCTCAGGCGAACGGTCCGAACACCCGCTTTCAGACCACCAACTATTCGCCGGCCATTGGTATCACCTTCCTGTTACGCCCTGATACCTCGCTCTATGCAAGCTACATGACTGGGCTCGAGGAAACGGGCCTCGCGCCCGTCACAGCCGTCAATGCATATCAAGCGCTTCCGCCGTCAGTGGCAAAGCAGAAGGAAGTCGGTATCCGATCAAGCGCCTTGTACGGCTTCTCAACTACCCTCGCGTATTTCGACATCAATCGCGGCACAGCCCAGCTCAATAACCAGAATGTTTTCCTGATCGATGGCCGCTCGACTTACAGGGGCGTGGAGGCGTCGATCGGCGGCGAAATCAACCGCGCATGGTCGTTCAACCTGGCGGGCCAGTACCTGCATGCGCGCACCTCGGGCGCGTCGGACCCTACGCTTAACGGAACACAGCCAGAGAACACACCTGATTTCACCCTTAGCATGACCGTCGTCTATCGCCCAAGCGTTATTCCGGGAAGCAGCCTGAGCGCGGGCATGTTCCGCACCGGCGCTCAAGCGGTCAACAACGCCAACCAGGCATTCATCCCGGCTTATACGGTATACACACTCGGTGCGGGCTACACTACGCGAATCGCTGGTCATCGGACCACGCTTGCGCTCAACGTGAACAATCTCACCAACGACAGGCATTTTTCGGCGGCTGGCAACGGGCTCCTGATCGTCGGCCCCGCACGCTCCATCCGCTTCTCGGCGCGGGCAGATTTTTAA
- a CDS encoding cytochrome b, translated as MSTTRVEQRYGRPAVLLHWTIALLIALAYVSMNVRGPKGTLNRILWSDVHFWAGTLVLVLTVLRVMWRARAGAPPLLPQPKYLMLLSHAVHFVLYVFIFVQPVLGILTLDLQGHPLALPGLPWSLNFVGPNREQANTLFWIHKYLADTFYFVIGLHALAALWHHFVRRDGTLRRML; from the coding sequence ATGTCCACTACCCGTGTAGAACAGAGATACGGTCGTCCTGCTGTGTTGTTGCATTGGACCATCGCGTTGCTGATAGCGCTTGCTTACGTCTCCATGAACGTGCGCGGGCCCAAAGGAACACTTAATCGTATCTTATGGTCGGATGTGCACTTCTGGGCAGGTACTCTGGTACTCGTACTGACCGTTTTGCGCGTAATGTGGCGTGCGCGTGCGGGCGCGCCCCCCCTCCTCCCACAGCCCAAATATTTGATGCTGCTTAGTCACGCAGTACATTTCGTACTGTATGTCTTCATTTTCGTTCAACCCGTATTAGGGATATTGACACTCGATCTACAAGGCCATCCGCTTGCATTGCCTGGCCTGCCATGGTCGCTTAATTTTGTGGGCCCAAACAGGGAGCAGGCAAACACCCTCTTCTGGATTCACAAATATCTGGCCGATACTTTTTATTTTGTTATCGGCCTGCATGCCCTTGCGGCGTTGTGGCATCACTTCGTACGGCGTGACGGGACCTTGCGCAGAATGCTATAG